In the Corynebacterium kroppenstedtii genome, one interval contains:
- a CDS encoding aldo/keto reductase, protein MSSAHYPNVYRAADDRYDPEAHSPMPYNRCGDSGLKLPAITLGLWHNFGGDRPLETQRAILRRAFDRGITHFDLANNYGPPPGSAESNFGRIFAQDFRPYREEMVISSKAGWYMNSSPYGFGGSRKYLVGSLDASLKRMGLDYVDIFYHHRPDPDTPLEETMSALDHIARSGRALYVGISSYSPELTRQAQSIARDLGTPLTIMQPSYSMFNRWIEGPDGPTDPSVSPAAKTSLLKTCAENGMGVIAFSVLAQGLLTSKYLNGIPDDSRLGNHKMNSTFLNDDTLEGIRALNAIAEERGQSLAQMAIAWALRRPEVTSALIGASSVEQLDDSLGALDNLSFTDEELRKIDRYAVDRNINQWQVATDSRD, encoded by the coding sequence ATGAGTAGCGCACATTATCCAAACGTGTACCGAGCTGCAGATGACCGCTACGACCCCGAGGCACACTCCCCCATGCCCTACAACCGCTGCGGGGATAGCGGCCTGAAACTTCCCGCGATCACCCTGGGATTGTGGCACAACTTCGGTGGGGATCGCCCCCTGGAGACGCAACGCGCAATCCTCCGGCGTGCTTTTGATCGTGGCATCACCCACTTCGACCTAGCCAACAACTATGGGCCACCACCCGGATCCGCGGAATCCAATTTCGGCCGCATTTTTGCCCAAGACTTCCGCCCATACCGGGAAGAAATGGTGATTAGCTCCAAGGCCGGCTGGTATATGAATAGCAGCCCATACGGCTTCGGGGGCAGCAGAAAATACCTGGTAGGAAGCCTGGATGCCTCATTAAAGCGGATGGGTTTGGACTATGTAGACATCTTCTACCACCACCGCCCGGACCCCGACACGCCACTGGAAGAGACAATGAGCGCGCTCGACCACATCGCTAGGTCGGGGCGTGCGCTCTACGTGGGCATCAGCTCGTACTCGCCCGAACTCACGCGGCAGGCACAGAGCATCGCCCGCGACCTGGGCACTCCGCTCACCATCATGCAGCCCAGCTATTCCATGTTTAACCGGTGGATCGAGGGCCCCGACGGCCCCACCGACCCATCCGTATCTCCCGCCGCGAAGACATCATTGCTAAAAACATGCGCCGAAAACGGTATGGGAGTCATTGCGTTCTCTGTCCTGGCCCAAGGCCTTCTGACCAGCAAATATCTCAATGGTATCCCGGATGATTCACGCCTGGGCAACCACAAGATGAACTCCACATTCCTCAACGACGACACTCTCGAGGGCATCCGCGCCCTCAATGCCATCGCCGAAGAGCGTGGACAATCACTGGCGCAAATGGCGATCGCCTGGGCACTTCGACGGCCAGAGGTGACGTCGGCACTGATCGGGGCAAGCTCAGTTGAGCAACTCGACGACAGCCTCGGCGCACTAGACAACCTGTCATTTACCGACGAGGAACTGCGGAAGATTGATCGCTACGCGGTTGACCGCAATATCAACCAATGGCAAGTAGCGACGGACTCCCGTGACTAA
- a CDS encoding transglycosylase domain-containing protein yields the protein MNRRSDAPAPSLILFGAILIATLLVALSALPVALAAGATINRGHNAMDSNYHDIASAAFPQVSTMTDRDGNPLATFYTQRREEVASDQISEPMKKAIVAIEDRRFYDHHGVDLRGTARAVVANITHGGVAQGASTLDQQYVKNYLMLVKAKTDDERAAANEDTAARKLREMKLASDLDKDLSKDEILTRYLNLVEFGNGAYGVQTAAQTYFHVDAKDLTVPQAALLAGMVQSTSAYNPFTHPDAALQRRNTVINAMASTGALSAADADAAKITPLGVVNKPEAPTNGCIGADDAGFFCDYALRYLDSHGISKDDFISGGYTMTTTLDPHALDSVNASLEQYAPATTPGVAGAMNLIKPDGHEVLAMGASRHYGLDTSNSQSVLPLASHPVGNGAGSIFKVFAAAAGLEKGMGIDTVMDVPSRIEMSDMGHGGAPGCPSDKYCVENVGAYPSKMTLKQALAKSPNTPFIELEKRLGVGTVVDTAVKMGLRSLADKPDDSGDNNGDSKDKKSQADTIKETNQGSFVLGPIAVDPLELSNVAATIANGGTWCEPNPVLKVTDHDGKDVPVTPPQCEQAIPTDVANALANGLSDDVGTGTAHEAAELTGWDGTLASKTGTTETNQSAAFLGLTSGLAGAVYLFNDGSTSSPLCTGPLRQCPDGNLFGGKEPADIYLTAAKPLIDAYGGHTLPPINPSYQAGTNPEAIGYSRAVLPQPTNSGSTGATGGGGTGGGATGGGGGTGGGGGGVPAPAPAPALPDIPGMINDFLHTYVPPQLQGFLP from the coding sequence GTGAACCGACGATCTGATGCTCCGGCCCCTAGCCTGATCCTTTTCGGCGCAATACTCATCGCCACCCTGCTAGTGGCGCTCAGCGCGCTGCCCGTCGCCCTGGCGGCCGGAGCCACGATCAACCGTGGTCACAACGCCATGGACTCCAACTACCACGACATTGCCAGCGCCGCGTTCCCGCAGGTCTCCACCATGACCGACCGGGACGGCAACCCCTTAGCCACCTTCTACACGCAGCGCAGAGAAGAAGTCGCGTCGGACCAGATCTCGGAACCGATGAAAAAAGCCATCGTTGCCATCGAAGATCGCCGGTTCTACGATCATCACGGCGTTGACCTGCGCGGAACCGCTCGAGCGGTCGTAGCCAACATCACTCACGGTGGCGTCGCCCAGGGCGCGTCCACCCTGGATCAGCAATACGTCAAGAACTACCTCATGCTGGTCAAAGCCAAGACCGACGACGAACGCGCTGCCGCCAACGAAGACACCGCCGCGCGGAAGCTCCGCGAAATGAAACTCGCGTCTGACCTGGATAAAGACCTCTCCAAGGACGAGATTCTGACCCGGTATCTCAACCTCGTGGAATTCGGCAACGGCGCGTACGGCGTGCAAACCGCGGCACAGACGTATTTCCACGTCGACGCCAAAGACCTCACCGTGCCGCAGGCCGCGCTGCTGGCGGGAATGGTTCAATCCACGTCCGCCTATAACCCGTTCACGCACCCCGACGCCGCGCTGCAGCGCCGCAACACGGTCATTAACGCCATGGCCAGCACGGGGGCGCTTTCCGCGGCCGACGCCGACGCGGCGAAAATCACGCCGTTGGGCGTCGTCAATAAGCCTGAAGCTCCCACCAACGGATGCATTGGGGCCGACGACGCCGGCTTCTTCTGCGATTACGCGCTGCGCTACCTGGACTCGCACGGGATCTCGAAGGACGATTTCATTTCGGGTGGCTACACGATGACCACCACACTCGACCCCCACGCGTTGGATTCCGTCAACGCCTCGCTCGAACAATATGCCCCCGCCACCACCCCCGGGGTCGCCGGGGCAATGAACCTTATCAAACCCGACGGTCACGAAGTCCTCGCTATGGGCGCCTCACGGCACTACGGGCTCGACACCAGCAATTCTCAGTCCGTCTTGCCATTGGCATCACACCCTGTCGGTAATGGGGCTGGCTCCATCTTCAAAGTCTTCGCTGCAGCGGCCGGGCTGGAAAAGGGGATGGGGATCGACACGGTGATGGATGTGCCGTCGCGGATCGAGATGTCCGACATGGGGCACGGTGGCGCTCCGGGGTGCCCCTCCGACAAATACTGCGTGGAAAACGTCGGCGCGTACCCGTCGAAAATGACGCTCAAGCAGGCACTTGCCAAATCACCGAATACACCGTTTATCGAACTCGAAAAGCGACTAGGCGTGGGCACTGTTGTTGACACTGCCGTCAAGATGGGGCTACGCAGCTTGGCTGACAAACCTGATGATAGTGGCGATAACAACGGTGACAGCAAGGACAAGAAATCCCAGGCCGACACGATTAAAGAGACCAACCAGGGGTCATTCGTTCTCGGCCCTATCGCCGTCGACCCCCTTGAACTGAGCAATGTGGCGGCGACCATCGCCAACGGCGGAACGTGGTGTGAACCCAACCCCGTCCTGAAGGTGACCGACCACGACGGCAAAGACGTCCCTGTCACACCGCCGCAGTGTGAACAAGCCATCCCTACCGACGTCGCGAACGCGCTGGCCAATGGCCTATCCGATGACGTCGGCACCGGAACAGCTCACGAAGCCGCCGAGCTAACCGGGTGGGACGGCACTTTGGCCTCAAAGACCGGCACCACAGAGACCAACCAATCCGCCGCATTCTTAGGGCTCACCAGCGGACTTGCCGGAGCTGTCTATCTCTTCAACGACGGTAGTACCAGCTCACCGCTCTGCACCGGCCCCCTGCGCCAATGCCCCGATGGAAACCTTTTTGGTGGCAAGGAGCCCGCTGATATCTACCTCACCGCAGCCAAACCCCTTATCGACGCCTACGGCGGGCACACACTTCCACCCATAAACCCCTCCTATCAGGCAGGAACCAACCCCGAGGCGATCGGCTACTCACGCGCGGTACTCCCCCAACCCACTAACTCCGGCTCAACGGGAGCCACCGGCGGAGGAGGCACTGGCGGAGGAGCCACCGGTGGTGGCGGCGGTACCGGTGGCGGCGGAGGCGGAGTACCCGCTCCAGCCCCAGCGCCGGCCCTACCCGACATCCCCGGCATGATTAACGACTTCCTGCACACATATGTCCCACCTCAGCTGCAGGGATTCCTCCCGTAG
- a CDS encoding TlpA family protein disulfide reductase yields MGRQQRWTILIIAVLTGLVICAVPLMLRSTSSHNDAHSGAAISDSPAGQGSAGEGDAGRGDGTDGSEGENSPASNPTTGRPACPTASAEAAVGSHDGSQKDDDSPLGSVTLPCLGNSASKADSQPLSRNLAGKPTVINLWAFWCQPCKKELPIVDKVAQSHPEWNVVGVHADKNGDAGVDVLSDLHVDHLSSFQDSGGDVARALRLPSVIPITVVLKPNGEVAKVYPQTFTSTGDLESAVTAVLS; encoded by the coding sequence ATGGGGCGACAACAACGCTGGACCATCCTTATTATCGCCGTGCTCACGGGCTTGGTGATCTGCGCGGTTCCTCTCATGCTCCGGTCTACATCCAGTCACAATGACGCGCATTCGGGAGCGGCGATATCCGATAGCCCCGCGGGCCAAGGCAGTGCGGGTGAGGGTGACGCTGGCCGGGGCGATGGAACGGATGGATCGGAGGGCGAAAATTCCCCTGCGTCCAACCCCACCACTGGCCGGCCAGCGTGCCCCACTGCGTCCGCTGAGGCCGCGGTGGGCAGTCACGATGGTTCGCAAAAGGATGACGATTCGCCCCTGGGGTCGGTGACACTGCCATGTTTGGGCAACTCAGCAAGCAAGGCTGACTCCCAACCATTAAGCCGCAACCTCGCAGGCAAACCGACCGTTATTAATCTATGGGCCTTCTGGTGCCAGCCATGCAAGAAGGAACTTCCGATTGTTGACAAAGTGGCCCAGTCCCACCCGGAATGGAACGTCGTCGGCGTCCACGCCGATAAAAATGGTGACGCAGGTGTAGACGTCCTCTCCGACTTACATGTGGACCACCTGTCAAGCTTCCAAGACTCGGGTGGCGACGTCGCACGAGCGTTGCGCTTGCCGTCGGTTATTCCGATCACGGTGGTTCTTAAACCCAATGGGGAGGTCGCCAAGGTGTACCCGCAAACGTTCACGAGCACCGGCGATTTAGAGTCGGCGGTCACCGCGGTGCTCAGTTAG
- a CDS encoding antibiotic biosynthesis monooxygenase family protein: MSIVVTNQLTITSDRADEVVSRFSQNMQSLDTFDGFEGFELCKPTEPADDRWIVITRWRDQEAFLGWRNSRKFREDHGWRERESSKEEEAKRPPHGSMNSVVRNYDVMLTKDAAE, encoded by the coding sequence ATGAGCATCGTAGTTACCAACCAGCTGACCATTACGTCAGATCGCGCGGACGAAGTTGTTTCCCGCTTTTCGCAGAATATGCAGTCCTTGGACACGTTCGATGGGTTCGAAGGCTTCGAACTGTGCAAGCCGACGGAACCTGCCGACGACCGCTGGATCGTCATCACCCGGTGGCGCGACCAGGAGGCCTTCCTGGGATGGCGCAATTCCCGTAAGTTCCGTGAAGACCACGGCTGGCGTGAGCGCGAATCCAGCAAAGAAGAAGAGGCAAAGAGGCCACCGCACGGGTCGATGAACTCCGTCGTCCGTAACTATGACGTCATGCTGACGAAGGATGCTGCTGAGTAG
- the nth gene encoding endonuclease III: MATTETPLAKVRRARRISRALHRAYPDAKAELNFDNPYQMVVATILSAQCTDRRVNMVTPALFKRFPGPEDLDNASVEEVEGFIRSTGFYHNKARNLVALGHELVTRFDGTVPDTMAELVSLPGVGRKTANTVLGNAFGKPGITVDTHVGRLMRRFGLTDATDPKKVEQDVAQLIEKKRWTPFSHEVIIHGRRVCHSRKAACGACFLAKDCHGFGVWGPTNPDEAEKLVKGPERDRILDLALGGH, translated from the coding sequence ATGGCCACTACCGAGACTCCGCTTGCAAAAGTCCGTCGTGCTCGCAGGATCTCCCGCGCGCTGCACCGTGCGTATCCGGACGCTAAAGCGGAACTGAACTTTGACAATCCGTATCAGATGGTCGTCGCCACGATTTTGTCTGCTCAGTGCACGGATCGTCGCGTTAACATGGTGACGCCAGCGTTGTTTAAGCGGTTTCCCGGCCCGGAGGATTTAGACAACGCCAGCGTCGAGGAAGTGGAAGGATTTATCCGCTCGACGGGGTTTTATCACAACAAAGCGCGGAATTTGGTTGCTCTGGGGCATGAGCTCGTCACTCGTTTCGACGGTACCGTACCGGACACGATGGCGGAGTTAGTGTCGCTGCCCGGGGTGGGTCGTAAGACGGCAAACACGGTCTTGGGGAATGCGTTTGGCAAGCCGGGAATAACGGTAGATACCCATGTGGGTCGCTTGATGCGTCGGTTCGGTTTAACGGACGCGACGGATCCGAAAAAAGTTGAGCAGGACGTGGCCCAATTAATTGAGAAAAAACGGTGGACGCCGTTTTCCCATGAAGTGATTATTCATGGTCGACGTGTGTGCCACTCCCGGAAGGCAGCGTGTGGTGCGTGCTTCCTAGCGAAGGACTGTCATGGTTTCGGTGTGTGGGGTCCCACAAATCCCGACGAGGCAGAAAAGCTGGTTAAGGGCCCAGAGCGTGACCGCATTCTCGATTTAGCACTAGGGGGCCACTGA
- a CDS encoding RidA family protein, whose product MTTSGQSTQSPRKNLADLGIELPEVAAPVASYAPAVISGDTIYVSGQLPFKNGELPATGKVGAGVSADDAAGYARQAALNALAAINSLVDIDSVSIVKVTGFVASAPGFGGQPGVINGASDLFGDVFGTAHARSAVGVSELPLDAPVEVEVIARRNTGVQ is encoded by the coding sequence ATGACGACCAGTGGACAGTCCACTCAGAGCCCCAGGAAGAATCTTGCCGACTTAGGGATTGAACTCCCAGAGGTGGCGGCGCCGGTGGCTTCTTATGCACCGGCCGTGATCTCGGGGGACACGATTTATGTGTCGGGTCAGCTTCCATTCAAGAACGGAGAACTGCCGGCGACGGGCAAGGTTGGTGCAGGCGTGTCTGCGGATGACGCGGCGGGATACGCTCGCCAGGCGGCACTCAACGCTTTGGCCGCCATCAATTCCCTCGTCGACATTGATTCGGTGTCGATTGTGAAAGTCACGGGTTTTGTGGCGTCCGCACCCGGATTTGGTGGTCAACCTGGGGTAATAAATGGTGCATCGGATCTTTTCGGCGACGTCTTCGGTACAGCCCATGCGCGGTCTGCTGTGGGGGTTTCGGAGTTGCCCTTGGATGCGCCGGTGGAGGTTGAAGTCATCGCGCGACGAAATACAGGAGTGCAATAA
- a CDS encoding GatB/YqeY domain-containing protein, with translation MGMKATIREDLKQSMKNRDKETTSTLRMLLAAIQEEETSGKAHEASDQDILRVIAREIKKRHESADVYAKAGRDELADSERAEISVLERYQPKQLSDEELNALVDRVIEQHQAEGGEVSMKAMGQIMKAATAEAKGTADGKRLSTAVRARLQG, from the coding sequence ATGGGTATGAAAGCAACGATCCGTGAGGATCTTAAGCAGTCGATGAAGAACCGCGATAAGGAAACGACCAGCACATTGCGTATGTTGTTGGCCGCCATCCAAGAGGAGGAAACGTCGGGAAAGGCGCATGAGGCGTCGGACCAGGACATTCTTCGCGTGATTGCTCGTGAAATTAAGAAGCGGCACGAATCTGCTGACGTGTACGCGAAGGCAGGGCGTGATGAACTTGCGGATTCTGAGCGCGCTGAGATTTCCGTTTTGGAACGCTACCAGCCGAAGCAGCTATCGGATGAGGAGCTTAATGCCCTGGTAGATCGTGTGATCGAGCAGCATCAAGCCGAGGGCGGCGAGGTTTCGATGAAAGCGATGGGGCAGATCATGAAGGCTGCCACCGCAGAGGCGAAGGGCACTGCTGACGGTAAACGCTTATCGACGGCTGTTCGCGCGCGCCTTCAGGGCTAG
- a CDS encoding WhiB family transcriptional regulator — translation MTASLTRPADTSLATTKDGRIQQKVDSLTDPSSFAERGQWITHAKCRDIDPEELFVKGSKQRQAAAICRHCPVVLQCRADALDNRVEFGVWGGMTERQRRALLREHPEVESWADFYAGYAGRS, via the coding sequence ATGACTGCATCGCTGACCCGACCGGCTGATACATCGTTGGCCACAACCAAGGACGGACGAATCCAGCAGAAGGTGGATTCGCTTACTGATCCGTCATCGTTCGCGGAGCGTGGCCAATGGATCACTCACGCCAAGTGCCGTGACATTGATCCTGAGGAGTTGTTTGTCAAGGGGTCGAAGCAGCGACAAGCTGCGGCGATTTGCAGACATTGCCCTGTGGTGTTGCAGTGCCGTGCCGACGCCTTGGACAACCGCGTGGAGTTCGGCGTGTGGGGTGGCATGACCGAGCGACAGCGTCGTGCATTGTTGCGGGAGCACCCCGAGGTGGAAAGCTGGGCAGACTTTTACGCGGGGTACGCCGGGCGGTCATAA
- a CDS encoding DUF4177 domain-containing protein: MTTWEYSTVPLLTHATKQILDTWGADGWELVAVMPGPTGEQHIAYMKRPKED, translated from the coding sequence ATGACAACCTGGGAATATTCAACAGTTCCGCTGTTGACGCACGCTACAAAGCAGATTTTGGATACATGGGGGGCTGACGGCTGGGAGCTGGTGGCAGTCATGCCCGGCCCAACAGGCGAGCAGCACATTGCCTACATGAAGCGCCCGAAGGAAGACTAG
- a CDS encoding metallophosphoesterase: MSIFPRSSSSRHSAPSAARASHTSHPRPAAPSLLNRATHAASRAGGVLVDKKIDKKNGRSIGKKIAATAGAAGAAGAAAALLGASRFRLAVTTIPMLDKGTFRGRRNEFRILHISDLHMLPHQQLKQLWVSELAELQPDLVVNTGDNLGDPKAVPAVVQTLSPLLTTPGLFCFGTNDYWAPTAPNPLRYLTGKKQKHSDQSMPWKNLRAVFKEHGWEDCTHQRHDFAVDGFRLAVAGVDDPHGDLDDYSLIAGEPNKDADLSIGLTHSPEPRVLDAFAKDGYQLILAGHTHGGQLCLPGGKPIVTNSGIDREHASGVSEWKDSILNVSPGLGTSKFAPVRTFCPPTAQLLRIVEKGGGGTDDLPEPTIDEIEVGDGFIEREIVLKGL, translated from the coding sequence GTGAGTATTTTTCCCCGGTCCTCGTCCAGTCGGCACAGTGCCCCGTCGGCGGCGCGAGCATCACACACCTCGCACCCCCGGCCAGCCGCACCATCGTTGCTTAACCGGGCCACCCACGCGGCATCACGTGCGGGCGGGGTCCTCGTCGATAAGAAAATCGATAAGAAAAATGGGCGGTCGATTGGCAAGAAAATTGCGGCCACCGCGGGGGCTGCGGGAGCTGCAGGGGCTGCCGCCGCACTACTCGGTGCCAGCCGATTCCGCCTCGCCGTCACAACCATCCCCATGCTGGACAAAGGCACTTTTCGGGGACGGCGTAACGAATTCCGTATCCTCCATATCTCCGACCTTCACATGTTGCCCCACCAACAACTGAAGCAGCTGTGGGTCAGTGAGCTCGCCGAGCTTCAGCCGGATCTCGTTGTTAATACCGGGGATAACCTGGGCGACCCGAAGGCCGTGCCTGCCGTCGTTCAAACACTTTCTCCTCTCTTAACGACGCCGGGGCTGTTTTGCTTTGGCACCAATGATTATTGGGCGCCGACGGCCCCTAACCCACTGCGCTATCTCACGGGCAAAAAGCAAAAGCACAGCGACCAGAGCATGCCGTGGAAGAATTTGCGTGCGGTGTTCAAGGAGCATGGGTGGGAAGATTGCACCCATCAGCGGCATGATTTCGCCGTCGACGGGTTCCGGCTTGCGGTTGCTGGAGTCGACGATCCTCATGGGGATTTGGATGACTATTCGCTGATCGCTGGGGAGCCGAATAAGGACGCAGACCTATCCATCGGGCTAACGCACTCTCCTGAGCCGCGGGTGCTGGATGCCTTCGCCAAGGACGGGTATCAGCTGATCCTCGCTGGTCACACGCATGGTGGGCAGTTGTGCCTGCCGGGTGGGAAGCCTATCGTGACGAACTCTGGGATCGATCGCGAACATGCGTCCGGCGTCTCCGAGTGGAAGGACTCCATCCTCAACGTTTCCCCCGGCCTGGGAACGTCCAAGTTTGCGCCGGTGCGGACATTCTGCCCGCCTACCGCACAGCTGCTGCGCATCGTCGAAAAGGGTGGCGGTGGAACCGACGACCTCCCCGAGCCCACTATCGACGAAATTGAAGTGGGAGACGGCTTCATTGAGCGGGAAATTGTGCTGAAAGGACTGTAG
- a CDS encoding MBL fold metallo-hydrolase, producing MEHPAYSQLRPVTPNAGVVLCPNPSYGSLEGTNSWVIRADGDPRSIVVDPGPQDEGHLNVLNHHASEIAMILLTHRHPDHADGANRLSQITGAPVRSVDKRFCKMGDPLEDGEVITVEGVTPAVKVVATPGHTADSVSFFLYPSADAARADDGSSDTKPEAILTGDTIAGKHTTMISETDGDLGQYLETLEMLKKRGAGVPLLPAHGPDHPDLEPFAKKYLDRRHHRLDQIREARKKLGDDASVDQLVDEIYTDVDPVLRGAAEQSTRVALRYLSAEEK from the coding sequence ATGGAGCATCCTGCGTATAGCCAGTTGCGTCCCGTTACCCCCAACGCGGGCGTTGTTTTATGTCCCAATCCCAGCTATGGCTCGCTAGAGGGCACCAATAGTTGGGTTATTAGAGCTGACGGTGATCCGCGGTCGATCGTTGTGGATCCGGGCCCTCAGGATGAAGGCCACCTGAATGTTCTTAACCATCATGCGTCGGAAATCGCGATGATTCTTTTGACTCACCGGCATCCGGATCATGCTGATGGAGCTAACCGGTTATCGCAGATTACGGGGGCGCCTGTCCGGTCCGTCGATAAGCGTTTCTGCAAAATGGGTGATCCGCTCGAGGACGGGGAAGTCATCACCGTCGAGGGTGTCACTCCGGCTGTAAAAGTTGTCGCCACTCCTGGCCACACCGCGGATTCGGTGAGTTTCTTCCTTTATCCGAGTGCCGACGCTGCTCGGGCCGATGATGGTTCGAGCGATACGAAGCCTGAGGCGATTTTGACGGGCGATACGATCGCCGGCAAGCACACGACAATGATCTCCGAGACCGATGGTGATCTGGGGCAATACCTAGAGACATTGGAGATGCTGAAAAAGCGGGGCGCCGGTGTTCCTTTGCTGCCCGCACATGGGCCGGATCACCCGGACCTGGAGCCGTTTGCCAAGAAATACCTTGATCGACGTCACCATCGCCTTGACCAGATCCGTGAGGCTCGGAAGAAGCTGGGGGATGATGCTTCGGTGGACCAGTTGGTCGATGAGATTTACACAGACGTGGACCCGGTATTGCGTGGGGCTGCTGAGCAGTCGACGCGCGTGGCGCTGCGGTATTTAAGCGCTGAAGAGAAGTAG
- the glxR gene encoding CRP-like cAMP-activated global transcriptional regulator GlxR, whose translation MSDVTEILSRAGIFQGVDPVAVRNLIHDLETVRFPRGTTIFDEGEPGDRLYIITEGKVKLARHAADGRENLLTIMGPSDMFGELSIFDPNPRTSSAICVTEVSAATMNSEKLHQWINDHPAISEQLLRVLARRLRRTNNSLADLIFTDVPGRVAKALLQLANRFGVQDNGNWRVHHDLTQEEIAQLVGASRETVNKALAEFAHRGWIRLEGKTVVICDSERLARRAR comes from the coding sequence TTGAGCGACGTCACCGAGATCCTCTCCCGTGCCGGCATTTTCCAAGGTGTTGACCCTGTTGCCGTCCGGAACCTCATCCATGATCTTGAGACGGTGCGATTTCCGCGCGGCACCACCATTTTCGACGAGGGGGAGCCCGGCGACCGCCTCTATATCATCACTGAGGGCAAAGTGAAGTTAGCCCGCCACGCAGCTGACGGTCGTGAAAACCTTCTCACCATTATGGGCCCCTCGGATATGTTCGGTGAACTATCCATCTTCGATCCGAACCCGCGCACATCGTCGGCTATTTGCGTCACTGAAGTGTCCGCCGCCACGATGAACTCGGAGAAGCTCCACCAGTGGATCAACGACCACCCGGCCATCTCTGAACAGCTGCTTCGTGTGCTCGCGCGTCGCCTACGTCGCACCAATAATTCCCTGGCAGACCTTATTTTTACCGACGTCCCCGGGCGCGTAGCGAAGGCGCTTCTCCAGCTAGCCAACCGGTTCGGCGTTCAGGACAATGGCAACTGGCGAGTTCACCACGACCTCACCCAAGAGGAAATCGCGCAGCTTGTTGGTGCATCGCGCGAAACTGTCAACAAAGCGCTCGCCGAATTTGCTCACCGCGGGTGGATCCGGCTCGAAGGTAAAACCGTCGTTATTTGCGACAGCGAACGCCTGGCACGTCGCGCGCGGTAA
- a CDS encoding PaaI family thioesterase yields the protein MNVRAAALLVKRVLRSPRLFAAAMSAYPPLFAAGVRIRDIPDDWSSAHLILKVNRFNGNAHGAAFGGSLFSMTDAMFGMLVMQRLGREYEAWTRTGTFQYINPGRNNAHATVRVTNAMVEQIKHEIASDGFCNIPYTTVITNDDGSTVGIGQQELHCRLRKSKEAQRSHREQERGGSSPRVVDRRIEPHEARGITLLSLATAVAWRAFGPASSSAGPSSAEGRSAQEHSAEQHNIGASNNAATLTTLLSAARRIPDPEDRARFVVKKVLEENALTPLEIQEMGIPSRLIPND from the coding sequence ATGAATGTTCGCGCTGCAGCCCTCCTCGTCAAACGTGTTCTCCGGTCACCGCGCCTCTTCGCCGCCGCTATGAGCGCATACCCACCTCTTTTTGCTGCAGGCGTGAGAATCCGGGATATTCCCGACGATTGGTCGTCGGCACACCTCATCCTCAAGGTCAACCGGTTCAACGGCAATGCACACGGAGCCGCGTTCGGCGGATCGCTGTTCTCCATGACCGACGCCATGTTCGGCATGCTCGTTATGCAACGCCTCGGGCGGGAGTACGAAGCCTGGACGCGCACCGGCACATTCCAATACATCAACCCCGGCCGCAATAATGCCCACGCCACGGTCCGAGTCACGAACGCCATGGTCGAGCAAATTAAACACGAAATCGCCTCCGACGGCTTCTGTAATATCCCGTACACCACAGTCATTACTAACGACGACGGCTCCACCGTCGGGATTGGCCAGCAAGAACTCCACTGTCGTCTGCGCAAGAGTAAGGAAGCGCAACGCTCGCACCGCGAGCAGGAGCGTGGAGGTTCGTCCCCTCGTGTGGTCGACCGCCGCATCGAGCCCCACGAAGCTCGCGGAATCACCCTTCTTTCCTTGGCGACGGCGGTCGCGTGGCGTGCATTCGGCCCGGCGTCATCCTCTGCGGGGCCCTCCTCCGCCGAAGGACGCAGCGCGCAGGAGCATAGCGCCGAGCAACACAACATTGGGGCATCGAACAACGCCGCCACGTTAACCACCCTCCTCAGTGCGGCACGACGAATCCCCGACCCGGAAGACCGCGCGCGGTTCGTCGTCAAGAAAGTGTTAGAAGAAAACGCACTTACACCCCTGGAAATACAAGAGATGGGAATTCCATCACGGCTCATCCCTAACGACTAA